A single genomic interval of Lodderomyces elongisporus chromosome 8, complete sequence harbors:
- the SNF4 gene encoding AMP-activated serine/threonine-protein kinase regulatory subunit (BUSCO:EOG0926374A), whose product MTEIRPSATNPNDYILSLSDSQIDHDQKIGIKAIRLFLQSKTSYDVLPVSYRLIVLDTSLLVKKSLNILLQNNIVSAPLWNNQTSRFAGLLTSSDFINVIQYYFQFPEKFELVDQLTLNGLRDIEKAIGVDQIETASIHPFKSLYEACVKMLESKARRIPLLDTNENEARDIVVSVLTQYRILKFVALNCKETKMLLKPIKNTELIRDKHISTCTMETPVIEVIHLLTSNSVSSIPIVDAEGKLMNVYEAVDVLALVKGGMYNDLDLSVGEALLRRAEDFEGVHTCTLNDRLSTIMDTIRKSRLHRLFVVDDEGKLINVITLSDILNYILFGED is encoded by the coding sequence ATGACTGAGATAAGACCTTCTGCTACAAACCCCAACGATTATATTCTTAGCTTGTCTGATTCCCAGATTGATCACGATCAGAAGATTGGGATAAAGGCTATTAGATTGTTCTTACAAAGCAAAACTTCCTATGATGTCCTACCTGTGAGTTACAGATTAATTGTGCTAGATACCTCATTATTGGTAAAGAAATCACTCAACATCTTACTTCAAAACAACATCGTATCGGCCCCATTATGGAATAACCAGACTTCGCGATTTGCTGGACTTTTAACTTCAAGTGATTTTATCAATGTTATTCAATACTATTTTCAATTCCCCGAGAAATTCGAGCTTGTTGACCAGCTAACCCTAAATGGATTAAGAGATATTGAAAAGGCTATTGGTGTTGATCAGATTGAAACTGCTTCGATTCATCCATTCAAGTCTCTTTACGAAGCCTGTGTTAAGATGCTAGAGTCAAAGGCTAGAAGAATCCCTTTACTAGATACCAATGAAAACGAGGCAAGAGACATCGTTGTTAGTGTTTTGACACAATACCGTATCCTCAAGTTTGTCGCATTAAACTGTAAAGAAACCAAGATGCTCTTGAAGCCCATCAAGAACACAGAGCTCATAAGAGATAAACATATTAGTACGTGTACTATGGAGACACCAGTTATCGAGGTGATCCATTTGCTCACTTCAAATTCAGTCTCATCGATCCcaattgttgatgctgaGGGTAAGTTGATGAATGTTTATGAGGCAGTTGATGTTTTGGCATTGGTGAAAGGCGGTATGTACAACGATTTGGATCTTTCTGTTGGCGAAGCATTATTACGAAGAGCCGAGGATTTCGAAGGTGTGCACACTTGTACCTTGAATGATAGATTAAGTACGATTATGGACACGATTCGAAAATCGAGACTTCATAGATTGTTTGTCGTTGATGATGAGGGAAAGTTGATTAATGTGATAACTTTGAGTGACATTCTCAATTACATTTTGTTTGGAGAAGATTAG